The Cottoperca gobio chromosome 8, fCotGob3.1, whole genome shotgun sequence genome contains the following window.
ATTTGCTTTAACCTTCAGTCACCAGATCTCAACCCAACTTAACATCTATGGGAGCAACATGTTGGATATCGtcatcaaaacaccaaatgGAGGAATATTTTATGCACTTATCACTTCATACCTCCAGTAGTTCGTCTCGTCCACCTTGGCTTAAGTTTTTCCATTCTTATATATAAGTTCCAGTAAGTGCACCTTAAAGTTAGATcatccggcaggaggctgcggtccatcaggatCAAAACCTCACGCCATAAGAgcagtttcttcccctctggCCTCATCAACAATGATACTGTGATACTGTGTTCATGTTtgcaccaaagcaaattccttgtatgtgaaaacctgcttggcaataaaccaaattctgattttGTCAACCTTTCTTTCGTAGCTTCTATTATAACAAAGCATGTTTGAGTCTTTTACTATGAACTTAGATTCCCATTTTTCTCCCACTGAGTGATCAACCATAAGGCTGGGCTgagcttgttaaaaaaaaaaccaagggTGTTGGATATTTCAGGCCTCTTTATCCAAGTCTCAGAGAGTTAACAGTACTTTACATCAGAGATGAGAAAGTTCTGTCCTCTGGAGGACTCTAAACCTGAGTAAACCaaagaaaagaatatatatatatatttatatatatatattttatacatatatatttatattatacatatatattatatatatatatttatattatacatattataattatatatatatttatattatatatatatttatattatacatatattatatatgatatatttatttatatatatatatatattacataatataagtatatacatatatatatatatacatatatatatatacatatatatttatatatatatatatatatgtatattatatatatgtatattatatatatatatatgtatatatatatatatatatatatatataatatacatatatgtttatatatatattatgttatatatatatatatatatattctttttttcttctttttttaaagggtcagtAGGCACTTCTTTTACTATGCATGATGAGACTGAAAGAGTAATTACACTTTTTGACTATCTTAATGGATCTGCACGcacctacgcacacacacagaccgtTTCAAAGAGCCTTGTTCTGGTCAAATTAAGTTTCCCTCCAATTAGGAGTTTTATCATCAGGGCTCTTAACTATCTCTTGTAAGCTCATGAACTTGACTAATGATGTCCACTAGGACCTGAACTGCCAACGTGGGTGTTAAATGCTGGCATTAATACTAAtgtaacatactgcatacacTGTGCATGTCCTGTTCAACTCTTTTGGCTCATCAGCTATTAGAATGAAGTTCACCATTACAGTCAGTATGGGTAAATATGTCCGTGCACTAGTTCCTAATCCTGGGGCTCCAAAGCTGCTGTTCTCGGTTTTccatcatattaaactgaatatctttgggacTTGGACTGGCAAgacgagacatttaaagacatcaccttggacttggaGAAACGAGGATGGATGCTTTTCACTATATTGGCACATTGTATAGATCACACCAGACAGATGAACTGGATGGCTGCAGCCCTGGTCCAAATACTTAGGGACTGTACTATTGTACTTATTTCAGCCAAACTAAGAGCAAACTGAATTTGGGATAATATAAAATGCACCTCATTTCCTCTTTCAAACAGACACCAGGCAATTTCAGCAGCTGCATTATACACCAAGCGACAAGGGGGCAGGGGATTAACCTGATTTTTACAGTGAGGCAAAGCTTGGGAGAGCCTCTATAAGAGCGTGTGCGACTCCACCCTGACGCTCGGGCTCGGGCAGAGAGGGCTTGGTTAACACTTTATTGGTCAAGCAATCAACAAGACACTCCTGCTAATGCACGGCAAACAATCTGTGTCACACTGAACCTCCTCCACTCGGAGACACAGACGCTAAACGAAGAAGCTTCACCTTGCTTTCATTTTGTACGATCAGCGAATCAATGCTGTTCATGTCAAGGTCACTCAAGCAAAGTGCAACAATAGATAACAATGAGAGGTTGAGTTGCATCCCCAACACACAAACGCGGGCAATCACAGACTGATTATATTCTTTACCAGAATATAAGACGTGAAGCTGAAATCAAACAGCtgatttgtaattaattaattaattaatgagctTGTGTTCGAGCGACTCCTTCTCATAACACATCAATCATCAGTGATGCAGAGAAATGACAGTAACAACAAGTTAATTATTTATCAACTGCTTATCAAAAACGTCTTTACAACATGTACACATTGTCGCAAGTTCTTCAGTGGTCAGACAATTTTGATTTGGAAATCAGGAGAACTAAAGGATAGCATCTTCACTGGTCAGCTGTGCAATAACTCCACTCGGTGGTACGGCGCAGATCATCGGCACAGAGGGTCTGTTGATGTAACGTCAGAGGCTGTAGGTGTCCTCAGGTAACTCTCCCAGCAGTTCATCCAGGTCATCAtctgcaaaacacacaatcGATACGTTTAAGAGATGAGAAAGTGTGTCATTCTCATCAAATGCACTCCCAGTTCAACCGGGAGAAACCCTTACCCGTCTGCACTAAGAGTTGGAAAGTAAAGGTTTCatggagatgtgagatgtggagcTTTAATGGACAGCAGAGAGTAACGGCGGCAGACGGGGAAACGAGGGCAGATATTCTGAGCCTTAAGCATTCGGCTATTTGTTGTCAATAAAGGCTGCACCAaatgacttcttcttcttctttttacatttggagcttctattgaggttttggAATAAAGCTTTGACGTCGTcaccataaaaaataaaaataagaatccTTGAACAaatttgctttttttaattgaatcagCTTTCCATGACGAATATATGGGCAGTTGTGTTCGGTTGCTGGTTGACCGCCCCgttcacacaggtgtgtgtgtgtgtgtgtgtgtgagtgtgtgagtgagtgtgtgcgacaagcaggagagcaaactgtttttttctggATTCTGAAGATACAAATATGGTTTAAAGAAGAATATTGTTAGATagaaacatgttgtgtgtgtgtgtgtgtgtgtgtgtgtgtgtgtgtctgtctctggctAACCTCTCAAGACTTCTGGACCATTCAGcgttatgttttttttggtcTCGAGCCGCTCAGCCGGTGTCCTCAGCGGGcgcacagagagacaaagtgtgGAGAAGCAGCCTGcaggaaatgttttcacatcTAACTCTGTGCATTACGGGTTCATCTCACCCAAACCTGAGTGAATGATGGTGGAACTGTGCAAAGGACCAACCAAGAGTCTCATTTTGGTTTCTGTGCAGCGAGTTTTACGGTTGCATTTGTCCGTTCAATATGGGGCGTGAAGAAATCTCCTTTATTGACATTTAGAGCgtttatttgtttatgcatTACCGATTAAAGACTAAAGAAGCtatgagagagggggggggggggggcaccaaCGCTGCCGcactgattgtttttgtttacttaCTGCCTGAATAGAataaattaaaactgaaaacattgaTTAGCTGCAGATGGAGTGCTGAACagttaatatcattattaacattattctCCTGGTGTTTACACCCGGCAACCGCAGGAAGCCACTAGAAAggaatatctctctctctcctcccggAAAAGAGAGGCTCGAGGTCGATcagcgagagagagggatatTTTCAGCGCGCTCGCTCTCGAgctctcgctccctctccatGTCTCCGAAGAGgatcttcttctttctccctagatgagggagagagaggagagagagggagaggaggaggagagatgtgagagaggaGATCCTTCTCGGCTGGAGTTCTCGATTagcttctcctctctttcctcctctcttctctctcctcatcctccttctcctctctcctctctctcctctctctcctctcttttctcttctctctcttctctctcctctcctctctctcttccccccccccaaacgTTATGGCACATAGGAAGCCCCCACCTGCGTCCCAGCCTGAGTCCTGTGCTGCCGGGTTCCCAGCGGGATCTCTGCTGCAGCCGGCTCGAGTGTCTCTCTGGGCTTTTGGGCCTTCGCCTCCCTCTGAGCATTTCTCCCCCTCTCGTCCCTCGTCGTCATCCTCCTCGTCAAAGACCAGCTGCATCTGAGACACGTGCTCCCGGAGGACGCCGGGGGAAGGACCAGCGGACGACATCGGCTCCTGGATAGGGAGGGGACAGCTTGACGGGTTATTCTGAATGATAGATTTTATATTTGTCGGGACTTTGCTATTCTGGTTCTCAGCGGAGCTCACCAGGACGAGCTGAGTGGAGGACAGACTGACTCCATCAGGGCGGTAGATCCTCAGCAGGTTGTTGGGGGTCAcgttcaggtaatggttacgaTGCGAGGGAGAAAACACACCCACCTGTCCACAGAGCGGGTTTGTAACTACTATACGTTTAGGTTAAAGATACTGAAACTGTTTTATAACCAGTTAAAAGTTCCTCGGAGGAACTTTAAGCTTAAATGCTGCAGTTAAAGTAACGGGAGCGGTGAGTCTCACTTGTTTGAGCAGGAGAACGGCTCCGaccttcagctcctccactcgGTCCTCCAGGAGACGCCGATGAACCGTTCCCTCAATCTCCCCTTCAGTCGGAAATatcatgaacacaacattgagAGAAATGAACAGTCGATTAAAAACAGCCAATGCTCGCCCACTTAATGTGCACGCAATCCTCtttcaatattacattttccttttagtACGGTACGCCACAGACGGAGCACTGCACTCACGGTGGTCAAAGAATAAAAGGATCTAAATTGATGTCGCAGAACCAGAATGTGTAGCTGCAGCCAACATCTACATCTTTCAAATGCTCACCTGTCTGACAAACTGTCTGagattttttatatatataatatatatatatacatatacatatacacatacacatatacacacacaccagtttgtGAGATAACTGCCTGCTGGAGACAAACCTGTCAGCAGGTGGGAGGCACATTACTGACAGAACGCTCCCTCGTGGTGTCACAAGCACTTAAAACCCTCCCACTGCTGATGCCAATCTACTACAATTGAATCACTAATAAGCACTTAAGTCCCGTGTTCGCTACAACATCCACTCCTGAGTGTTAATAATCAGGCACACCGCGTGCGGCTGCTCTCTGGGGGCCATGGCAACCAGCTAGGATTCAGAGGAGGAGGCTCAAGACGGAGCAGGagaagtacaaataaaataaaaagaggcaAAGGAAAGAAGAACAAGGCAGATGAGCGTGTACAGTTTATACAcgtcacatctgtgtgtgtgtgtgtgtgtgtgtgtgtgtgtgtgtgtgagatcgaGCGTGAGACTGCGGCTGCTCTCGTACCACTTGGAGCTCAATCGGGCGAGTTCTCAGTGAGCAAACGTGAACCAGCTCTTCATCCGGCGTCACGTCGCACGATTACTGATGGTGCAACACACTTCTAACTCCTGCAACAATTTAAATCTAaatccattacatttaaatccattAAACGTCCattaataaatatgaatctGCAGCTTCGTCACCATGAACACGCATGTGGTTACATCAAGTACTGTTGAAAGACTGACGTGTCCTCTACCTGTTGGGTCTTTAAACACAGCCTTGGCATCGGCGTGTGTGTGGATGATGCTCTTCAGGAGCACGGCCATGTTGGGCACTTTGTTTTTCGCCAGACGTTTCAGTGCAGCCTACAATGTcgagggaaaaacaaacaacacataaaTAACTCAGTACATTAACTCCGAGGAGGCTCGCATCTATTTCTGATCATCaaataatcttaaaatgtttaaaatcaagTCATCTTTCAAACCCAATCCTCAAACACTTGCTGGTTAAAGTTATTAAGTTTGTCACATGATAGTAAAGGGAATATTTTGGGACTTGGGAGATGCTAAACTTCACTTTATTATCTCAGCATCTGTGCACAGACAATGAGGTCGAATCTAAATCATCTAATAAGCATTTTTATTAactattttctggcattttagAGACAAAATGATCGATTGATTACTCGAGAAAGCAATCTTTAAATGAATGCGATCACGACATAATTGCTGTGAGGTGATGTCCTCAACGTTTCATCGATTTATCAATGAAACTGATAGAAATCGAGTGAAATCctccaaacaaaccaaacatgcaacacatttatAGTTTTGTATTCTCGCCATGAAATTCCTCGTCAATAACAATGCTGTTTGTCTTCTCGAGGCAGGTATACAGACTTTAACTGGCctgtatatgtttattttatcatttctttaAACACTTGTTTATGGCGCCATCTTGTGGTGGCTTTGAGAAAGACACCGCAGCGCcacagattatttatttaggtTTAAAATGCGTTTCAATAAATGATCCCTGCCGGAAACCACAAACTCTGAAGATGATTGAACATCATGTCCTGCTGAGATCATCGTCTCTGTACGCTGCATCAGACGCAACATGTTCAGTCAACAGAAGTGGGGAGGGCTGCgtgttcatttgtttattcatgCAAACGGGGGATTTTGGCAAACCGAGGTTCATGTAAACAGCTTAACCTGAATGAGCTCAGCCTGCGTCAACAGAGAGCAACACGTTGACGAGCTCCCGACGACTGAACACTGGCCAGTTATTCCACAGACGTCGACacacggagggggggggggggggggggggggggagagagagagagagagagagagagagagagagagagagagagagagagagagagactccaTCAGAGTGATTGATGAGTGATCGTCCGGTTTGTAATTACAGAAACCTCCAGTACAGCTTCTCCATTTGTCCCGATTACGCCAATGGACCTCCAGCAGCGACACGCAGTCTGTTATGATGgaggataaataataaaacgaCGGCTTGACCTAAATACAGACGCACTTATTGCACATGTTTGGACTGGACTAGTATAATGTAGGGCCGACTCAGGGTGTGTTAGGGACACGTAGCCTACATGGAGAGGGTAATATTCAGAGGAACGTCCGCGATTAAAGAGACGAGTAAAacaacttgaatattctctgagattataaactCAGAAATTCACGAGAGAAGAACAACGACACTTTTGTTTGTAAGGGAACAACAAAAGACGTTGGAACAGTCACCTTTCGAAGCACCATGACCACACTGTAGGAGTGCAGGAAGCACGAGGGGTTCCTCTCATCCAATCCCATCTCTGCCTTCATCGCTGACCAAGCACCGCCGCTGAACTCGTCTTCTTCGGTCTGTGAGCTGGAGCCCTTGAAAAATCGAACCGAACAGGTTTAAACGCTCACAATCAGCCACTCTAGAGCTCGCTCTGTCGGCACACAAACTTCTCCCCACACTTTGGCGAGACAAACGTAAGTGGTCGATGGTTATTGTGCCTCTTCACAAGTGCTCCCTGGGGTTGTCTGAGTACATCCCCCGCAGGTCGTCACTTCATTTTGCTTATTTATTGGTCTagtgtgaaaacatctttacatttttgaaaaaaataacaaatgtctGTGCTTTTATTACCTGGCTTGGCGACCGGGCCACGGCGCCGTGAGCAGGAGTCTGAGGGACAGAAACCACAATGTCGTCCAGGCGCTGACCCTGCAGCTGAGGGAGAAGAATTCAATTATTAAAAACGGCGCcatggaggaaaaacaaaaacatgttacaGATCACTTTTCCTTGACGGTCATTTCATTAGAGCTTAGGTGACAAAACCACAGAGCAGCGGCGTCATTTCTGACCATGAGGGCGAGTTCACACGTGAGTTCACTGCTGTGGGACTTTCATTTCAACAGGAGGCACCGTCGACACACTGCAACCAGGCGGACACAAACAGCGACTCCAGCTGACTGGATACCTGCAAGCCGATAACGTCAAAATGATCGAGGTCATGTCCATTTATCTTACCTGCTGCGGCAGGAATCCAGCGGGGCCGGGGAAGCGTCGGGTTCTGGGCAGGTGATGCTCGGAGCGAAGCCTCTTCTTAGGAAGCTTATTGGAGGCTGATACCAACTGGACCAGGCGGTTGGTGAGGACCGGGGTGTGATGGGGATGAGGGCTCACAGACGTGGAGGAAGAGGACGCTGGGGAGACCGTCTCAAAGAGGACGCCGCCCTGAGGGGAGGGTACTGGGCGTTGCCCACGGTCTCTGGGGCCTGTTGAGTGTCCTGGAAATGGGGCTGGGGGCGGGAGAAGACGCAGTCAGGCCAGGGAAAACCCTCGGATTGTGTGGAGAGGCTGACAGGAAAGCGGGGCGGGGATTTGGAGATCGCAGAACGGGAGTGGAGCAGATTCGAGGAGCTAGTTTATGACTAGATGAGCCAGGAGCCTGGCGAGCAGTGCTGAAGTCTCTCAGGGTGCGATTAGGTTGCGTCTGAATCCCTCCGCAGGTCGGGGGTCGCAGCGTTTTGGCTGAAGATGCAGGATTAACCGCGGGTGCAGGTGTTGTTGCAGCAGGAGGCTGCCCCGTCTGCCCGTCACACTCATCCAGGTCTGCCAGGTCAACATCCCAATCATCAAAATCATCCTGAGCCACGCAGGGCTTCGGCGGCCCCGTCGTGTCGCCATGACTCTGTTGTGATGCCAAATTAGGCTGAGAGTTATTCAGTGTGTGAGGACGGGGCTGAGCGGatgagaagcaggaggagggcCGTCTCAAACCCAGCGCAACAGtttgtccagcagcagcagtgtgcgtGCTGCTCCTTGATGCCGTGCCATTACACAGGGCGGCCGATCTTTCTCCGGTCTGCTGAAGGCAGTTCTTCTCCGGCTCTCTGTGAGAAACAGAGGAAGCCCGCAGCGCGCAGGATGACACAGCAGCTGCCACATCGGCTGATCCAGACGCTGAGCGGACAGCCCAGTCTGTCCCGAGCAGGTccttggaaacacacacacacacacacacacagtgtgagaAAGGGGGAACAGAAGGAGGATCATTATCACAGTGGTGGAAcgtaactaagtgcatttactcaaatactatATAATTTTtctaatctttttttctctcaaatgttgttttattgagTGTTTATATTTCACTTGTGCATTCAACACTCATTGTCATACTTTCTTACAGTTGCACATGTAACATTGGAGTTATTAGGtcattaaataaagtaataggTGAGGAGtgatctttaaataaaataataaaaacaggcaGAGTAAGAAATATCTAAATACAGAAAAGAAGACAAATCTTAGTGATTGTAAAAGTGCTGAGTTGACTGAAAGCCTCCCTGTGACCCAGGTTTACATGCATCTGACAGCCTtggttactttacaaattacacacaaaacacaagaagagtttatatatatgatagtagCTGAAATGACTAGTCGATTAATGAATGAGTTGACTGACTAACACTATGTACTTATACTTTTAATACTCCAAGTACAtgttcctgattatacttagacgattttactgaagtaacatAGTACTGTTTACttagtaaaggatctgaatacttcttccaccactatcTTCCCTGACAGTTAAGTAAaatcaggtgtgtttgtgtgtgtgtgtgtgtgtgagtgtgagtgtgagtgtgtgtgtgtgtgtgtgtgtcttcacctCATCATCAAAGTCCTCTCCAATGCTGAACAGGCCACTTAGTTTGCACGTCTGTAACAGAGGTAACAACACACTGATGTCTTCACAGCTATAAATGTCCAGCTGCAACTAATAAACATGTGTCATAAACTAATATGTGCATTAAACGTCTtgttagcttagttagcttaGTTAGCTCAGATTGTTTTTAGTTTGCTTTATTAGTTCACTTACCATCGCAGTCGTGAGATATCGCGATGAAAGCCGTATTTGATCCGTTTGCACACCAAACTTAGTGAGACATTGAGTGTCATTAAATACCTGCGTGTAACTGTAATGATTTGTTTCGTTCCCATGTCTTTACTTTAGCCAGAGAGCGAAGTGAAAACTTTAGGTGGGCTGAGCTGCTGCTAGGGACCGCGCCGCCACGTTCAAACACGTAATGACGTAGGTGTGTTTTTACAAAGAGTGTTGAAGTAGAGCGAGATGGTTCCCTCCTACTGCCCGCAATCCAAGTGTCTTTGTATCTGTTTGATTTGAGCTAAAACTGCACCGATTTTGctgcattttttctttattcctACGTTGAAttaaaacagtttactcatatgAGTGGATATTCATTAACCCATTTGTGCTCAAAGACTATACCTTCCAATGTTGGAGCACTGGGAATATTCTACCTGTGAAAAAGTAAAGTAACAAAAATCAacacttgaaatgaaacaatacaaaatatatcatGTACCACGAACAGTGAGTGGACACCTATATAGAAACTCACTTACGTCTATgtgagcgggggggggggggaaactacTCCTGTAAGTTATTATAATCAAAAACGTTTTCGAAATAATGAGCTAGTATCTGAAAATAATGACAAACATTCAAGAAATAATGTATTAGTATCTcaaaatcttcttctttttacaacatccaTTTACTTAGTTACACTGCAACATGAAATACACAGGGACACATTTAGAGTAATGTTTACGTTTAAAACTGTGAAATGGGGACAAGTGGTGAAACATTTTATCTTGATATTTCTTGGTTCTTTGGTTTCGATGATACCAGATCAATACTGCTATCTGGTGGCCGTGTGGTGTAATACAAGTATCAGCTTTCATGCTGATCCAATAATAACTAGTGCTGAAGTTGTATTTGAGCAACAGGCTTGCGTCTGTGTCCATAAAGGAAGAGCATTTCATTTTGAGTTGTAACATTTGACATAAAAGGAAAGACTGATTTAAATTATGAAAGTTTTTACGTGACCTCTGCTGGGACCCTTGTGACTCCTGTGAAGGTGAGTAGAGGCTGCAGGCTGACATTTTCTCTGAACTGTTTACTGTgtggacaaaaataaaataaaatcaagatAACAAGagacaaaactaaatgtattaagTTATTACAGTCCTAATCgacccaaacaaacaaaacatacacacatgacaGAAGCTTATTTAGTATTCCACATAGTCCCACTCTTCACCAGAGCTGATTTATTTCCCCATTTCCTGTTGTGTTGTGCTACTTTGCAATGGTTTGTGGGAGTTATAACTTTCCGGTGGGCTCACTTTCAGGTGCCATGTCAAAGGACTCGTTTCCGTTCACTCCTAGCTCACTGCGCTCCTTGAGGCTGGAGCAGGAGCTCCAGGAGTGGGAGGACGCTCGGCGAGCGTTGGCTCATAGGAGAGCGATGACCAGGGCGCCGCTGCCCAGGGCCCCCAGGCCTCCTCCCAGGCAGCAGCGGCTCCAGGAGGTCCGGGCCCCCCCACCCCAGGTCCGGTGTAGAGACGCGGCCGTCCACAATACTTTCATGTGCGGGGACATGAAAGGAGTGTACGCGGTGCTGAAGGACCCTGCGATGGTCAATGctctgatggagacggtgcaTGAGGATATGGTGTGGGCTCCAGAGATGGGTATGAGTTTAAGACCTTTTTCTTGAGTGTCAGGGGCCAACCTGGCCTTCACCAGGAGAATactgaccacaaagagactcaaagaaaCTACAacgagacaaagagacacaacatgaccacaaagagacacaaagaaactacaaagagacaaagagacacaacatgaccacaaagagactcaaagaaactacaaagagacaaagagacacacaaccacagagaaacacaaacacaactacaaaaagAAGCTCAACAGCTATACAATCTGTTGTCTTGCTCCTGTGTAGGAGAGGTGGTGGTGTCCCATTTCAATCTCACATTGTCACACtggacacacactctttctgttCCTCTGTCAGGCATGTGGACGCTGAGCTCCAAGGTGAAGCAGACTTCAGCATTACGTCTGGCTGCCAGCAGAGGACACTCAGGATGCGTGGAGGAGCTGCTGTTTCGCGGGGCTGAGGTGAACGCTGACCCCGGAGGAAGCACGGCCCTCCATGATGCCTGTGTGAGCGGCCATGCTGTGTGTGCCCAGCTGCTGCTCTCTCATGGAGCAGATCCTGAACTGCTGGCTGCAGACGGCAGCGCTCCTCTTcacctctcctgctcctccgcCCAGTCATTCCAGTGAGTGCTGGAGGAGCTGACAACAAACCATTTGTTCTATAGATTAATGTCAATGAGTTTTAGAGCTGTAAAGATTACTCAActaattgacagaaaataatttcCAACTATATAATCTATTAATCCTTAAAGCAAAATCTTcatgcagaaaatgctgttttcagcctcttaaatattgacatttgctgcttttctttctcgaAAGATGTGTTTGCAGATATGAACCTTTTGTTCCAGGTGTGCTGAGTTGCTGATAGACGGAGGTGCAGAGGTCAGTGTGAGGATGAGGGAGTCGAGGCTCACACCTCTGCACTTGGCGGCCCGGCGAGGCCTGGAGGAGCATGTGGAGCTTCTCCTCAGCCACGGAGCAGATGTGTTGGCCACAAATCAAGAGGGGGAGACCCCTCTGAACGCTGCCTGCTCCAGTGCAGAGAGGCCCTCTGAGGCCGGCCGCTATTTACGGGTGGTCCAAAAGCTGCTGGCTGAAGGAGCTGACCCCAGAACTGCAGGCAGGAAGCAGCACACCCCCCTGCACAACGCCTGTGCAAACAGCAGCCCCCGGATTGTGGACGTCCTCCTGCGGCACGGAGCCAAAGCAGATGTTGCCAACTGTGCAGGATACACACCAATGGACTGTCTGTTACAGGTAGTTCACGAGGGCTGGGTGGAtctcagggttagggttagttaatGTTATGTCAGATGTTAGAGATATTAAGGTTTTAAGATTGGGCAGTGGGATTAACACTTCTCTTGTTCTTTTAGGCGGTTGAAGATTACCCGGGCCACCAACCAGAAGCGATAGCACGTTCACTTCTGAACCATGGAGTGCAGCCTGTTTCACCAAAGGTTAAAAACAACCCCGCTGACACAATATGATACTGATACATGAAAGATGAGCTGTTTCCTAATGCACACCTGGTCGACAGATGAGTAAAGGGTTCAAAGAAATGGTTGAATCCCCCAAATTCACAATGTGAAATAAGAACTTTATACTGAAGCCGAAGGCTGAAAGAACTtttatgatatttaatatttaatgcaaaaaatggcagaaaatgcgtTTTTTTCTGCCTCCGAAATATAGAGAGGTCCTGCTACTGACAAacgaagacatttaaagacatccccTTGAGAAAATGTTcgctattttctgacatttaatagacaAAGCGATGAATCTAGAGAATAATCAGCATCCCTACTCAACAGTGTTATGAAATGCTCTAAAGAATAGAGAGTAT
Protein-coding sequences here:
- the hrob gene encoding LOW QUALITY PROTEIN: uncharacterized protein C17orf53 homolog (The sequence of the model RefSeq protein was modified relative to this genomic sequence to represent the inferred CDS: deleted 1 base in 1 codon); translated protein: MTCKLSGLFSIGEDFDDEDLLGTDWAVRSASGSADVAAAVSSCALRASSVSHREPEKNCLQQTGERSAALCNGTASRSSTHTAAAGQTVALGLRRPSSCFSSAQPRPHTLNNSQPNLASQQSHGDTTGPPKPCVAQDDFDDWDVDLADLDECDGQTGQPPAATTPAPAVNPASSAKTLRPPTCGGIQTQPNRTLRDFSTARQAPGSSSHKLAPRICSTPVLRSPNPRPAFLSASPHNPRVFPGLTASSPAPSPISRTLNRPQRPWATPSTSPQGGVLFETVSPASSSSTSVSPHPHHTPVLTNRLVQLVSASNKLPKKRLRSEHHLPRTRRFPGPAGFLPQQLQGQRLDDIVVSVPQTPAHGAVARSPSQGSSSQTEEDEFSGGAWSAMKAEMGLDERNPSCFLHSYSVVMVLRKAALKRLAKNKVPNMAVLLKSIIHTHADAKAVFKDPTGEIEGTVHRRLLEDRVEELKVGAVLLLKQVGVFSPSHRNHYLNVTPNNLLRIYRPDGVSLSSTQLVLEPMSSAGPSPGVLREHVSQMQLVFDEEDDDEGREGEKCSEGGEGPKAQRDTRAGCSRDPAGNPAAQDSGWDADDDLDELLGELPEDTYSL
- the asb16 gene encoding ankyrin repeat and SOCS box protein 16 isoform X2, which encodes MSKDSFPFTPSSLRSLRLEQELQEWEDARRALAHRRAMTRAPLPRAPRPPPRQQRLQEVRAPPPQVRCRDAAVHNTFMCGDMKGVYAVLKDPAMVNALMETVHEDMVWAPEMGMWTLSSKVKQTSALRLAASRGHSGCVEELLFRGAEVNADPGGSTALHDACVSGHAVCAQLLLSHGADPELLAADGSAPLHLSCSSAQSFQCAELLIDGGAEVSVRMRESRLTPLHLAARRGLEEHVELLLSHGADVLATNQEGETPLNAACSSAERPSEAGRYLRVVQKLLAEGADPRTAGRKQHTPLHNACANSSPRIVDVLLRHGAKADVANCAGYTPMDCLLQAVEDYPGHQPEAIARSLLNHGVQPVSPKMLKQCVLSPATLEVMLNSYTSIPHCEWMDSLSTEIYEHRSFFDLMRQRSGQPRSLQHLCRCALRLRLGARCFPAVSELDIPSSVRDYLLLCNDGTLQ
- the asb16 gene encoding ankyrin repeat and SOCS box protein 16 isoform X1 codes for the protein MSKDSFPFTPSSLRSLRLEQELQEWEDARRALAHRRAMTRAPLPRAPRPPPRQQRLQEVRAPPPQVRCRDAAVHNTFMCGDMKGVYAVLKDPAMVNALMETVHEDMVWAPEMGMWTLSSKVKQTSALRLAASRGHSGCVEELLFRGAEVNADPGGSTALHDACVSGHAVCAQLLLSHGADPELLAADGSAPLHLSCSSAQSFQCAELLIDGGAEVSVRMRESRLTPLHLAARRGLEEHVELLLSHGADVLATNQEGETPLNAACSSAERPSEAGRYLRVVQKLLAEGADPRTAGRKQHTPLHNACANSSPRIVDVLLRHGAKADVANCAGYTPMDCLLQAVEDYPGHQPEAIARSLLNHGVQPVSPKMLKQCVLSPATLEVMLNSYTSIPHCEWMDSLSTEIYEEHRSFFDLMRQRSGQPRSLQHLCRCALRLRLGARCFPAVSELDIPSSVRDYLLLCNDGTLQ